In Exiguobacterium sp. 9-2, the genomic window TTGACGAATTTCATGACCGGCGCTTATGCCTTCATGGGTGAGCTCCCTAAGGTCGATTCTCCTAAAATCGTTCAGGACAGTATTGGTGGTCCGCTTGAGGATGTCATCGCCGAAGTCGGTGATGAAAAAATCACCCGAGCAATGGTCTATCAGACGATGCGAACGGAACAAGAGAAGCAGACAATCGATCGTTTGATTCAAGAAGCGGTCGAGCGCCAGACAAAGGATGGAAAAAAGCCGGAAGTTAAACGCTTTGATTGACAGATTTCATCCAGTCCGCTGATAATTAATCTATCGGATTACTTGGAATTCAAGCGGTTCACTAATGAGGAGGAATGGTCATGCGTATTGCGAATTCAGTATTAGATTTAGTCGGTCGGACACCGATCGTCAAGTTACATCATCTAACGGGTCCTGAGGATGCAGATGTATATCTGAAACTGGAGTACATGAACCCTGGATCGAGCGTAAAAGACCGGATCGCGTTATCAATGATTGAAGCGGCAGAAGAAGCAGGTCAACTTAAAGAGGGAGATACGATCATCGAGCCGACGAGTGGGAACACGGGTATCGGACTAGCGATGGTCGCTTCGGCGAAGGGATACCGTTCCATCCTCGTCATGCCGGAAACAATGAGCATGGAACGTCGGACGTTGCTTCGCGCCTATGGTGCGGAATTGATTTTGACGCCAGGTCCTGAAGGGATGAAGGGTGCGATCGCTCGCGCGACAGCGGAAGCGGAAGAGCACGGTTACTTCATGCCGCAACAATTCAATAACGGTGCCAATCCAGTCGTTCATGAAAAAACGACAGGTCCTGAAATCGTCGAAGCGTTCGAAGGCATGCAACTCGATGCGTTCATCGCGGGAATCGGAACCGGTGGAACGATCACGGGTGCTGGTAAAGTGTTGCGCGATGCTTTCCAAGGCATTGAAATCATTGCTGTTGAACCAACGGATTCACCGGTCTTATCAGGTGGTAAACCGGGGCCGCATAAACTGCAAGGTATCGGTGCTGGATTCGTACCGTCGATTCTCGATACAGATATTTATGATGGTGTCGAGCAAATCACGACGGAAGAAGCATTTGATCACGCACGCCAAGCAGCGAAGACGAACGGTGTCTTAGGCGGTATCTCGTCAGGTGCTGCGATTGCAGCGGCACTGAAGACGGCAAAACGTCTCGGCAAAGGAAAAAATGTTCTCGCGATCATTCCTTCGAACGGTGAGCGGTACTTAAGTACACCGCTGTATCAAGTCGAGGAAGAAGCAGATCAATCGAAGTAATCCATCATACGTACACGGAAGTCATTCGGCTTCCGTGTACTTTTTTGCGTATAATGAGAGCAGAATAGTGTGAAGTGGGGGACGCGTATGCGACAGACGAAATATAAAGCAATACCATGGACGAAAGAACAATTCTACAATCGGTATGTCGAACAGACGATTGGAACAACAGGACACGTCTGGCTCGAAAGCGGTCGAATCGGA contains:
- the cysK gene encoding cysteine synthase A, whose translation is MRIANSVLDLVGRTPIVKLHHLTGPEDADVYLKLEYMNPGSSVKDRIALSMIEAAEEAGQLKEGDTIIEPTSGNTGIGLAMVASAKGYRSILVMPETMSMERRTLLRAYGAELILTPGPEGMKGAIARATAEAEEHGYFMPQQFNNGANPVVHEKTTGPEIVEAFEGMQLDAFIAGIGTGGTITGAGKVLRDAFQGIEIIAVEPTDSPVLSGGKPGPHKLQGIGAGFVPSILDTDIYDGVEQITTEEAFDHARQAAKTNGVLGGISSGAAIAAALKTAKRLGKGKNVLAIIPSNGERYLSTPLYQVEEEADQSK